A genomic region of Enterococcus sp. 12C11_DIV0727 contains the following coding sequences:
- a CDS encoding FtsX-like permease family protein, whose translation MGTFAAVVLTWRINQLDIQPNHQTLASTATQSTLEKIIAKYLLAYFQVLVIGTVNLVFNFTTVSLGVIQLLIIALELAVYLASMISYAILFRGVIAKLWLPNVSKPFAVAIGWVMIVLMNDVTRHYFPQNQLSGGQKQRVAIARALANDPKVIIADEPTGALDSVTASAIIDLLKQLSNEGTLVITVTHDESLMAYATKILRVKDGHILSDDRIKTPDFTKTQSQPKVASRVSLSLGATLQLVSKNFFSRILRNLLVAFGTSIGITAILLALGIGNGITEVLGDFFQTAYSPNQITSYYQDPERGGPPRPSELLKGEEIKKLKELYKNEGITEVYERANLVGIRFKYDDRLIENLAPSQMDEANLNKERYQTNTVADGYLLAGNFIKADEAGIVLPASVAREILGLKSSELTQENVTQLINKPIRLVYQGREQGSVNGSVEIETVVKGITSPDEEGFVQGFMASPKTFAEMIKSIGIDKPIYTVDAFAKKTEDAESFIEKYKEDPEYENYAITNASSFLDTFKQFTDIIVYLLAFIAGLSLIVAGVMIAVVLYIGVVERTKEIGVLRSIGYKKGYIKRLFRMEAIYIMLLSNVISVAFAYLIQIVANPVIESSIGFDQVIQIAPLNALATLGITGLLGVIFALYPAAKAAKLDPITALRYE comes from the coding sequence GTGGGAACGTTTGCCGCTGTAGTGCTGACTTGGCGGATCAATCAGCTTGATATTCAGCCAAATCATCAAACCTTAGCAAGTACAGCAACACAGTCGACGTTAGAAAAAATCATTGCGAAGTATTTACTAGCTTATTTTCAAGTACTTGTAATTGGTACTGTTAATTTAGTATTTAATTTTACGACTGTTTCACTAGGAGTGATACAGCTGTTGATTATTGCATTAGAATTGGCCGTTTATCTAGCGAGCATGATCAGTTATGCCATTTTATTTAGAGGCGTGATCGCTAAACTTTGGTTACCAAATGTTTCCAAACCATTTGCTGTTGCAATCGGTTGGGTCATGATCGTTTTAATGAACGATGTGACACGTCATTATTTCCCTCAAAATCAGCTTTCAGGAGGGCAAAAGCAACGTGTGGCAATCGCCAGAGCACTTGCTAATGATCCAAAAGTAATTATCGCAGATGAACCAACAGGAGCTCTAGATTCAGTCACGGCTTCTGCGATTATTGACTTATTAAAACAATTGAGTAATGAAGGGACGTTAGTGATAACTGTTACTCATGATGAAAGTTTGATGGCTTACGCAACGAAAATTTTAAGAGTCAAAGACGGTCACATTTTAAGCGACGATCGAATCAAGACACCAGATTTCACTAAGACACAGTCGCAGCCAAAAGTTGCCTCTAGAGTTTCGCTTTCTTTAGGTGCTACCTTACAGCTAGTTAGTAAAAATTTTTTTAGTCGGATCTTGAGAAATCTGTTAGTCGCTTTCGGCACTTCGATCGGTATTACGGCAATTTTATTAGCACTGGGAATCGGTAATGGGATTACAGAAGTACTGGGTGATTTTTTTCAAACAGCCTATTCTCCCAATCAAATCACTTCTTATTATCAAGATCCAGAAAGAGGGGGACCGCCGAGACCTTCTGAATTGTTAAAAGGGGAAGAAATAAAAAAATTAAAAGAGCTCTATAAAAATGAAGGAATCACAGAAGTTTATGAGCGTGCCAATTTGGTGGGAATCCGCTTTAAATATGACGATCGATTAATTGAAAACTTAGCACCATCACAAATGGATGAAGCAAATTTAAATAAAGAAAGATATCAGACAAATACAGTGGCAGATGGCTATTTGTTAGCTGGAAATTTTATAAAAGCAGATGAAGCTGGTATTGTTTTACCAGCCTCTGTTGCAAGAGAAATCCTAGGCTTAAAAAGTTCAGAATTAACGCAAGAGAATGTGACACAGCTGATCAACAAGCCTATCAGACTAGTTTACCAAGGGCGAGAACAAGGAAGTGTAAATGGCTCAGTTGAGATCGAGACAGTTGTTAAAGGGATCACCTCACCAGATGAAGAAGGTTTTGTCCAAGGATTTATGGCCTCACCAAAAACCTTTGCGGAAATGATAAAGAGTATTGGGATCGATAAGCCGATCTATACGGTTGATGCTTTTGCAAAAAAAACAGAAGATGCTGAATCATTTATTGAAAAATATAAAGAAGATCCAGAATATGAAAATTATGCCATCACGAATGCATCTTCATTCTTAGATACATTTAAACAATTTACCGATATTATCGTTTATTTATTAGCCTTTATTGCAGGACTTTCATTGATCGTTGCCGGTGTGATGATAGCTGTTGTGTTATATATCGGAGTTGTTGAGAGGACGAAAGAAATCGGCGTACTGCGTTCTATTGGTTATAAAAAAGGCTATATCAAGCGTTTATTCAGGATGGAAGCAATCTACATTATGCTCTTATCAAATGTTATCTCAGTGGCTTTTGCTTATTTGATTCAAATTGTCGCAAACCCTGTCATCGAATCAAGTATCGGTTTTGACCAAGTGATTCAAATCGCACCGCTCAATGCGCTAGCTACGTTAGGGATCACTGGACTTTTAGGTGTCATTTTTGCCCTATATCCGGCAGCTAAAGCAGCAAAATTAGATCCAATAACTGCATTACGATACGAATAA
- a CDS encoding ATP-binding cassette domain-containing protein — MNKLQIKNIGKHYRKSVFQDLSFNLNEGQILGILGKNGTGKTTLLDCISGQKQISSGMVMYNDQPQSSLVFKTSVAHVSTKNFFDESETVQQILLEYTLLFPDFQLAKAVEQLELW, encoded by the coding sequence ATGAATAAATTACAAATAAAAAATATTGGTAAGCACTATCGAAAAAGTGTTTTTCAAGACCTGTCTTTTAACTTAAACGAGGGTCAGATTCTCGGAATCCTTGGGAAAAACGGCACAGGGAAAACAACCTTATTGGATTGTATTTCAGGACAAAAGCAAATAAGCAGCGGCATGGTCATGTACAATGACCAACCGCAAAGCAGTCTGGTATTTAAAACAAGTGTTGCTCATGTTTCAACCAAAAATTTTTTTGATGAAAGTGAAACGGTACAGCAGATTCTACTGGAATACACGCTTTTATTTCCAGATTTTCAGCTAGCAAAAGCTGTCGAACAATTGGAGTTGTGGTAG
- a CDS encoding GntR family transcriptional regulator: protein MNYDGNRPIYQQIIEQVEHWIASNHWQQNEKVPSVRQLAEDLEVNPTTIQRAYSLLEQEEILVSQRGIGKLVTDKTEKISDLRLRLIEAHLTAFIT, encoded by the coding sequence GTGAATTATGACGGGAACAGACCCATCTACCAGCAAATCATCGAGCAAGTCGAACATTGGATCGCCAGTAATCATTGGCAGCAAAATGAAAAAGTTCCATCTGTTAGACAACTAGCCGAAGATCTAGAAGTAAACCCAACCACCATCCAAAGAGCTTACAGTTTACTAGAACAAGAAGAAATTTTAGTTAGTCAGAGAGGAATTGGTAAGTTAGTGACAGATAAAACCGAAAAAATCAGCGATTTACGCTTGCGCTTGATCGAAGCCCATTTAACAGCATTTATCACGTAA
- a CDS encoding Crp/Fnr family transcriptional regulator produces the protein MELYKNNSALVDYLKQDPLTKWTEKTYEKDRLIIDEYEKSSTFYYVVEGVISVEILNEGKRYISSFIFQNDFFGLDSFSTFKQKEHSIRVISEQATIFAISKEILLRLLNKEPDYYELLLTNFADIFQRHYGYFNFLHLPTTERIKHALHYLSDHIGLLTAAEHLELPTFITQEILSKFCRTSQSRVSVSLGELERAGWLLRMKVPITIN, from the coding sequence ATCGAATTATATAAAAACAATTCAGCTTTAGTTGACTACTTAAAACAAGACCCGCTCACTAAATGGACTGAAAAAACATATGAGAAAGACCGTTTGATCATTGATGAATATGAAAAATCATCCACTTTTTATTATGTTGTTGAAGGTGTTATCTCCGTTGAAATTCTAAATGAAGGCAAACGCTATATTTCTTCTTTCATTTTTCAAAATGATTTTTTCGGGTTAGACAGCTTCTCTACCTTTAAACAAAAAGAGCACAGTATTCGAGTCATTAGTGAGCAGGCAACGATTTTTGCTATATCCAAAGAAATACTGCTGCGCTTACTAAATAAAGAACCAGATTATTATGAATTATTACTGACTAATTTTGCTGATATTTTCCAGCGACATTACGGTTATTTCAATTTTCTTCATTTACCAACCACTGAACGGATCAAACACGCTTTGCATTATTTAAGCGATCATATTGGTCTTTTAACGGCTGCTGAACATTTGGAGCTGCCAACATTTATTACGCAGGAGATTCTTTCAAAATTCTGCCGTACCTCTCAATCTAGAGTTTCTGTTTCTTTAGGTGAGTTAGAAAGAGCTGGATGGCTTTTAAGAATGAAGGTCCCTATCACCATAAACTAA
- a CDS encoding metal-sensitive transcriptional regulator, producing MACDPKLGNRLKRSEGQIRGILKMMDEGKECREVVTQLMAVRSSIDKVIGLVVTENLKQCMEDENIDLASDDLAKALEMIVKTR from the coding sequence ATGGCTTGTGATCCTAAACTAGGAAATCGGCTAAAACGATCTGAAGGACAAATTCGTGGTATTTTAAAAATGATGGATGAAGGCAAAGAATGTCGCGAAGTTGTTACTCAGTTAATGGCAGTCCGTTCTAGTATCGATAAAGTCATTGGTCTTGTCGTGACTGAGAATCTGAAACAGTGTATGGAAGATGAAAACATCGACTTAGCTAGTGATGATCTAGCGAAAGCGTTGGAAATGATTGTAAAAACGAGATAA
- a CDS encoding rhodanese-like domain-containing protein → MYKSMMIDEFEQLEKRNELAIVDVREEDEYVSGHIKGAKNMPLSQLQETATSLDKTKSYYIICHSGGRSQMASEYFASLGYDVTNVMGGMSAWRGDVVNGL, encoded by the coding sequence ATGTATAAATCAATGATGATCGATGAATTTGAACAACTAGAAAAAAGAAATGAATTGGCAATTGTCGATGTGCGTGAAGAGGATGAATATGTTTCAGGACATATCAAAGGCGCAAAAAACATGCCATTAAGCCAGTTACAAGAGACAGCTACTTCGTTAGATAAGACCAAATCTTACTATATTATTTGTCATTCTGGCGGACGCTCACAAATGGCTAGTGAATATTTTGCCTCTTTAGGGTATGATGTTACTAATGTGATGGGCGGCATGTCTGCCTGGAGAGGAGACGTTGTGAATGGCTTGTGA
- a CDS encoding FAD-dependent oxidoreductase, giving the protein MRVVIVGGVAGGMSVATRLRRLSEEIEIIVLEKGPYVSFANCGLPYYVSGEISDRSELILQTPEQLKKRFNIDVYPETEAISIDRKNKTIVTNSKGKEEQITYDKLILSPGAEPVIPPIEGLADATNVYTLRNVPDVDKIVTTVKQERPKQAVVIGAGFIGLEMAENLSHLGIEVTLVEAAPQILPPLDEEMAAFVEKELKQKGITVYTGAAATAFKESGEKIELSSGKTITSDFTVLSIGVKPSSDLAVKAGLATGLRGGILVDQTYQTNDLAIYAVGDAIVVKQQITDEDALISLASPANRQGRQVADVIAGVARKNQGSIGTAIVRVFDLAAASTGLSERQLRNSQLEYEAVHTTSKSHAGYFPGNHPIVMKLLFHPVTGKIYGAQAVGQDGVDKRIDIIATAIKAGLTVMDLPELEFTYAPPFGSAKDPVNMIGYAAANIIEGFSENIQYYELKEAIQNGALFLDVRNPGELKTNGSLPYAVNIPLDELRDRLAALPKDQEIIVSCQSGQRSYLAERILKNNGFNVKNLDGAFQIYSTIYPQEVIK; this is encoded by the coding sequence ATGCGTGTAGTGATTGTAGGTGGAGTTGCTGGCGGAATGTCAGTTGCAACTAGATTAAGAAGATTATCCGAAGAAATCGAAATCATTGTTTTAGAAAAAGGACCATATGTTTCTTTTGCAAATTGTGGTTTGCCTTATTATGTTTCAGGCGAAATCAGTGACCGTTCAGAATTGATTTTACAAACGCCTGAACAACTAAAAAAACGTTTTAATATCGATGTCTATCCAGAAACGGAAGCCATCAGTATCGATCGGAAAAATAAAACAATCGTAACAAACTCAAAAGGAAAAGAAGAACAAATCACTTATGATAAACTGATTCTTTCTCCAGGAGCGGAACCTGTCATTCCACCAATTGAAGGATTAGCTGATGCAACAAATGTCTATACATTAAGAAATGTACCTGATGTTGATAAAATCGTCACAACGGTAAAGCAGGAACGGCCTAAACAAGCGGTTGTGATCGGAGCAGGTTTTATTGGATTGGAAATGGCAGAAAACTTAAGTCACTTAGGAATTGAAGTGACTCTTGTTGAAGCCGCACCACAAATTTTACCGCCTTTAGATGAAGAAATGGCGGCCTTTGTTGAAAAAGAATTGAAACAAAAAGGCATTACGGTCTACACAGGAGCTGCCGCAACGGCATTTAAAGAGTCTGGTGAAAAAATCGAATTAAGTTCAGGTAAAACCATTACAAGTGACTTTACCGTCCTATCGATTGGTGTTAAACCATCTAGTGATTTAGCGGTTAAAGCAGGTTTAGCAACTGGTTTGCGAGGTGGAATTCTGGTGGATCAAACGTATCAAACCAATGATCTTGCTATTTATGCTGTAGGTGATGCAATTGTGGTCAAACAACAAATCACAGATGAAGACGCCTTGATTTCACTTGCTTCACCAGCTAATCGTCAAGGACGCCAAGTTGCAGACGTAATTGCTGGAGTAGCTCGCAAAAATCAGGGTAGCATCGGAACTGCAATTGTCCGAGTATTTGATCTTGCAGCAGCCAGTACAGGTTTAAGCGAACGCCAATTACGAAATAGCCAGCTAGAATATGAGGCTGTTCATACAACATCAAAAAGCCATGCGGGGTATTTTCCTGGTAATCATCCAATCGTGATGAAACTATTATTCCACCCTGTAACAGGTAAAATCTATGGTGCTCAAGCAGTCGGTCAAGATGGTGTCGATAAACGTATCGATATTATTGCGACAGCGATAAAGGCGGGACTAACCGTGATGGATCTACCAGAATTAGAATTTACGTATGCACCGCCTTTTGGTTCTGCAAAAGATCCTGTAAATATGATTGGTTATGCTGCAGCCAATATTATCGAAGGTTTTTCTGAGAATATTCAATACTATGAATTAAAAGAAGCAATCCAAAATGGCGCATTATTCCTTGATGTGAGAAATCCTGGTGAGCTAAAAACTAATGGCTCCCTGCCTTATGCTGTAAATATTCCACTAGATGAGTTAAGAGATCGTTTAGCTGCGCTACCAAAGGACCAAGAGATCATTGTCAGCTGTCAAAGCGGTCAACGCAGCTATTTGGCAGAACGAATTCTGAAAAATAATGGCTTTAACGTTAAAAATTTAGATGGTGCATTCCAAATATATAGTACAATTTACCCTCAGGAGGTTATAAAATAA
- a CDS encoding rhodanese-like domain-containing protein: MFSFFKGNATSTTELQQKLASKPEILDVREKTEFAAGHIPGAKNNPLGKIASYKAKENQPVYVICQSGMRSRQAVKKLKAKGIDAINVKCGMSAWRGETRGGKL; encoded by the coding sequence ATGTTTTCATTTTTCAAAGGAAATGCCACAAGTACAACCGAACTTCAACAAAAACTAGCTTCAAAACCAGAAATCCTTGATGTTCGAGAAAAAACAGAATTTGCTGCAGGTCATATTCCAGGTGCAAAAAATAATCCATTAGGGAAAATCGCATCATACAAAGCAAAAGAAAATCAACCTGTATACGTCATTTGTCAATCAGGTATGAGAAGTCGACAAGCAGTTAAAAAATTAAAAGCTAAAGGTATCGATGCAATCAACGTCAAATGCGGGATGAGTGCTTGGCGTGGAGAAACCAGAGGAGGAAAGTTATAA
- a CDS encoding glycoside hydrolase family 73 protein — translation MNQGILKKQNILPLLLILLLSFASIFLLFNREEQPIQDEATAYQQIFIDEIASEAKLLQKQTHLFASITIAQAILESDWGRSDLAVEAKNLFGIKGAFNEQSSIMPTDEFIDGERITIDDSFKKYETVQESMADHVEFLKGGTYDAIKTSKNYREAAVALQNGGYATDPEYANKLIELIAEFKLDRYDK, via the coding sequence ATGAATCAAGGAATTCTAAAAAAGCAAAATATTTTACCATTACTATTGATTCTACTTCTTTCATTTGCTAGTATTTTTCTTCTTTTTAATCGAGAAGAACAACCAATCCAAGATGAAGCCACTGCTTATCAGCAGATTTTTATTGATGAAATAGCATCTGAAGCCAAACTTTTACAAAAGCAAACCCATCTATTCGCCAGTATCACGATTGCCCAAGCGATCTTAGAATCAGATTGGGGCCGGAGTGATTTAGCGGTAGAAGCAAAAAATTTATTTGGGATCAAGGGCGCTTTTAATGAACAATCGAGCATTATGCCTACAGATGAGTTTATTGATGGAGAACGAATCACCATTGATGATTCATTTAAAAAATATGAAACAGTCCAAGAATCCATGGCAGACCACGTTGAGTTTTTAAAAGGTGGCACCTATGATGCCATTAAAACAAGTAAAAATTATCGTGAAGCAGCCGTTGCTTTACAAAATGGTGGCTATGCGACAGATCCCGAATATGCTAATAAATTGATTGAATTGATTGCTGAATTTAAATTGGATCGTTATGATAAATAA
- a CDS encoding FtsX-like permease family protein encodes MDKAYYVLKDSCTILLRNKGAAVFKCIVAFLYVILLTSLFHGWINVTQLAKVEKENTAREAEAFDFFTQSNTNDSLLTLLHSLTTTLFIFSIGLLLFGIFYLFIHFHRRLILDKKEFIIKKILGSSAFQVTSEPFCDSLLLIVPSCLLGLLTAEILYRSFLHFSTFSLADRLHPSSYFLIFVDLPLISFFALLIVCQFLFLKHKITDL; translated from the coding sequence ATGGATAAAGCTTATTATGTGTTAAAAGATAGTTGCACCATCCTCTTGCGAAACAAAGGGGCTGCTGTTTTTAAATGTATTGTTGCGTTCCTTTATGTCATTCTTTTGACTTCCTTATTTCACGGTTGGATAAATGTGACCCAGTTAGCCAAAGTAGAGAAAGAAAATACGGCGCGAGAAGCTGAAGCTTTTGATTTTTTCACCCAGTCAAATACTAACGATAGTTTACTGACTTTATTACATAGTTTAACCACTACCCTATTTATTTTCAGTATTGGTTTATTATTATTCGGCATTTTTTATCTCTTTATTCATTTCCATAGAAGATTGATACTGGATAAAAAAGAGTTCATTATTAAAAAAATATTGGGTAGTTCAGCTTTTCAAGTAACAAGTGAGCCGTTTTGTGACTCCTTATTGCTTATTGTTCCGAGCTGTCTCTTAGGACTGCTTACAGCTGAAATTCTTTATCGTTCATTTCTACATTTTTCAACTTTTTCGCTCGCAGATCGTTTACATCCATCAAGTTATTTCCTGATTTTTGTAGATTTACCCTTGATCAGCTTTTTTGCTCTTTTAATTGTTTGTCAGTTTCTTTTTCTAAAACACAAAATAACGGATCTTTAA
- a CDS encoding response regulator transcription factor, which yields MNILVADDSPEMVQIVIAYLKKAGFTVFTALDGEAALDIFYQEKLDLAIVDWMMPKIDGIAVIKTIKAESSLKVLMLTAKTTGEDEFLSLSSGADEFITKPFHPQVLLLRVKKLLGLTHSFYVKELLIDPANLKVWKEEQALDLTKKEFDLLMMLVKNRGHILTREQLLVGVWGMDYDGVARTVDTHIRRLREKIGDEIITTKRGVGYLIEKEN from the coding sequence ATGAATATTTTAGTTGCCGATGATAGTCCCGAAATGGTTCAAATAGTCATTGCTTATCTAAAAAAGGCTGGCTTTACAGTTTTTACTGCGCTAGATGGTGAAGCTGCCTTAGATATTTTTTACCAAGAAAAATTAGATTTAGCCATTGTTGATTGGATGATGCCAAAGATCGATGGTATTGCTGTCATCAAAACGATCAAAGCGGAAAGTTCTCTAAAAGTCCTGATGCTAACAGCTAAAACGACGGGTGAAGATGAGTTTCTTTCTTTATCCAGTGGTGCAGATGAATTCATTACAAAGCCCTTTCATCCCCAAGTGCTATTATTGCGTGTCAAAAAGTTACTAGGCTTGACCCATTCATTTTATGTAAAAGAGTTGTTGATCGATCCAGCTAATTTAAAAGTTTGGAAAGAGGAACAAGCATTGGATTTAACAAAAAAAGAATTTGATTTGTTGATGATGTTAGTCAAAAATCGCGGACATATTCTAACTAGAGAACAGCTTTTAGTCGGTGTTTGGGGCATGGATTATGATGGCGTGGCACGAACTGTAGATACTCATATTAGAAGACTTCGTGAAAAAATCGGCGATGAGATCATCACCACTAAAAGAGGAGTGGGCTATCTCATTGAAAAAGAAAACTAG
- a CDS encoding sensor histidine kinase, translated as MKKKTRKISTTLTLTFSSIIVGSFIIMFILNSLIVPHYYFSKMEAKVSSVMTDIQKNAHSEQQLAELENNNQVTILSRSLEQSSLDDFNESLNIELNRKKVALNRFWITQETLDQLENSPQPIQRNFDQGKQKSSFLVEMQVIDQTFYLVGVSTVNFSETASLINTFNFISLSLTLILIISLIYITVRKITDPLVNLKKVAEEITALTFVTTEDIPANEIGELAQSINKMSYALATYQKNLLAKNEQLKQFTADLTHELKTPIALIKAYGSGIEDDLDDGTYLDVILQQTERLNEIVDQMLDYAKLEQQQPINKVPIQLSDAWRQTVTSLSPTIAEENIMLLEADTDSPLSLIEADPILIKRVFENLLTNSLKYTTDQEIQASWRETDDFIEFSISNQTSLTSNFDVTKLWEAFYVHEKSRNKNLSGTGLGLSIVQSIMNEHGFTIEARLVHQTLIFVLNFYKPGKQA; from the coding sequence TTGAAAAAGAAAACTAGAAAAATCAGCACGACTCTAACATTAACTTTTTCATCGATCATTGTTGGTAGTTTTATCATCATGTTCATTTTAAACAGTCTGATCGTTCCCCATTACTATTTTTCCAAAATGGAAGCTAAAGTTTCTTCCGTCATGACTGATATCCAGAAAAATGCTCATTCAGAGCAACAACTAGCTGAATTAGAAAACAATAATCAAGTTACGATCCTTAGCCGAAGCTTAGAACAGAGTTCACTAGATGATTTCAATGAATCACTCAATATTGAATTAAATCGAAAAAAAGTTGCGCTTAATCGCTTTTGGATCACTCAGGAAACGTTAGATCAGCTAGAAAATAGCCCGCAGCCGATTCAGCGTAATTTCGATCAAGGCAAACAAAAATCCAGTTTCTTAGTTGAAATGCAAGTCATTGACCAAACCTTTTATTTAGTCGGTGTTTCCACTGTGAATTTTTCGGAAACAGCCAGCTTGATCAATACGTTCAATTTTATTTCTTTAAGCTTAACCTTGATTCTGATCATTAGCTTAATTTATATCACTGTCCGCAAAATAACCGATCCATTGGTAAACTTAAAAAAAGTAGCCGAAGAGATCACTGCTCTGACTTTCGTTACAACTGAAGACATCCCAGCAAATGAAATTGGTGAATTAGCTCAAAGTATCAATAAAATGAGTTATGCTTTAGCCACTTATCAAAAAAATTTACTTGCTAAAAATGAACAGCTCAAACAATTTACAGCCGATTTGACACATGAGTTAAAAACACCGATTGCGTTGATCAAAGCATATGGATCAGGTATCGAAGATGATTTAGATGATGGAACCTATTTAGATGTAATCTTGCAACAGACTGAACGTCTGAATGAGATCGTTGATCAAATGTTAGACTACGCAAAATTAGAACAGCAACAGCCAATTAACAAAGTCCCTATACAGCTGTCAGATGCTTGGCGACAAACCGTAACCTCGCTTAGTCCAACCATAGCTGAGGAAAATATTATGTTGTTAGAAGCTGATACTGATAGCCCTTTATCCTTGATCGAAGCCGATCCGATTTTGATCAAGCGTGTGTTTGAAAACTTATTGACGAACAGCCTTAAATATACAACGGATCAAGAAATTCAAGCAAGCTGGCGGGAAACTGATGATTTTATTGAGTTTTCAATCAGCAATCAAACTTCTTTAACTTCGAATTTTGATGTAACTAAATTATGGGAAGCCTTTTATGTTCATGAGAAATCACGCAATAAAAACCTATCAGGAACAGGCCTCGGTTTATCCATTGTTCAATCGATCATGAATGAACATGGTTTTACGATTGAAGCAAGATTGGTTCACCAAACATTGATTTTTGTTTTAAATTTTTATAAACCTGGTAAACAAGCGTAA